In one window of bacterium DNA:
- the tyrS gene encoding tyrosine--tRNA ligase, translating to MKEIEKQLQIIKRNAVEVIEEDELRNKLKNSLVKNIPLRIKYGIDPTAPEIHIGHTVPISKLKDFQDLGHKILFLIGDFTARIGDPTGRKETRPILSEEQIKNNLSRYKEQVGKILDLSKTEFVYNSHWLAKLTLEEIVKLTSIFTIAQILEREDFSQRYKSNKPIFFHEFLYPLLQGYDSYVLKADVEIGATEQKFNLLAGRTIQEALGQEKQIIITMPILRGTDGKLKMSKTYNNHIPIETSPDDMFGKVMSIPDDLMEEYFYLLTSIDVDVFKELIKDNPRQAKGLLAKEIVKRFFDEKTAKEAEAEFDRIFKEKQTPDEIPEFFIDKEEISILDLLFNSGLLPSKTEARRMITQKAVKLDNDVIDDPYAKISVKDGQVLKVGKRRFLRIKVKE from the coding sequence ATGAAAGAGATAGAAAAACAACTACAGATTATAAAAAGGAATGCGGTGGAAGTAATTGAGGAGGATGAATTAAGAAACAAACTGAAAAACTCCCTTGTTAAAAATATTCCTTTAAGGATAAAATACGGAATTGACCCCACTGCTCCTGAAATACATATTGGACATACCGTCCCTATCAGTAAATTGAAGGATTTTCAGGATTTAGGGCATAAGATATTATTTTTAATAGGTGACTTCACTGCAAGAATAGGAGACCCTACAGGAAGAAAAGAAACCAGGCCTATACTTTCAGAAGAACAGATTAAAAATAATCTTTCAAGATACAAAGAACAGGTAGGAAAAATATTAGACCTTTCAAAGACAGAGTTCGTATATAACTCCCACTGGCTCGCTAAACTTACACTGGAAGAAATTGTTAAACTTACTTCTATCTTCACTATTGCCCAGATACTTGAAAGGGAAGACTTTTCTCAGAGATATAAATCAAATAAACCCATATTTTTCCACGAATTTTTATATCCTCTCCTTCAGGGATATGACTCTTATGTACTAAAAGCAGATGTGGAAATAGGTGCTACGGAACAGAAGTTTAACCTGCTTGCAGGAAGGACAATACAGGAAGCACTGGGACAGGAAAAACAGATTATAATTACAATGCCTATATTACGTGGAACAGATGGTAAACTAAAAATGAGCAAAACATACAACAACCATATACCAATAGAAACATCACCGGATGATATGTTTGGGAAGGTAATGTCTATTCCTGATGACTTAATGGAAGAGTATTTTTATCTATTAACCTCTATTGACGTTGATGTATTCAAGGAACTCATAAAAGATAATCCCAGACAGGCAAAGGGATTACTTGCAAAAGAAATTGTAAAAAGATTTTTTGATGAAAAAACTGCTAAGGAGGCAGAAGCAGAGTTTGATAGGATATTTAAAGAAAAACAGACACCTGATGAGATACCTGAATTTTTTATAGATAAAGAAGAGATATCTATTTTAGACCTTCTTTTTAACTCAGGGCTCCTACCTTCAAAAACAGAGGCAAGAAGGATGATAACACAGAAAGCAGTGAAACTTGACAATGATGTAATAGATGACCCTTATGCAAAAATTTCTGTAAAGGATGGACAGGTATTAAAGGTAGGTAAAAGAAGATTTCTACGTATTAAGGTAAAGGAGTAA
- a CDS encoding class II aldolase/adducin family protein gives MEEIRKLLTIYGKKIVEKGLVAGPGGNISAREGNYVFLSPSGFFLDEIDEKEWVKVDIQTGKIFGNLRPTCEISMHLGIYMEREDVKAVFHTHPPITTGLISADVKFKPVFPDYVALFGRYVPVIEYVVPGGEAIRKAVVSKIKACNVVLLKNHGAVCIGTTLKEAFARSWLLEDTAKTILAGKIAGSLRYLNLKEIEGIENLEAEDYRKALLKKDMR, from the coding sequence ATGGAAGAGATACGAAAACTTCTTACTATTTATGGCAAAAAAATTGTAGAAAAAGGACTTGTAGCAGGACCTGGTGGAAATATCAGTGCAAGAGAAGGTAATTATGTCTTCCTTTCTCCGAGTGGTTTTTTTCTTGATGAAATAGATGAAAAAGAATGGGTAAAGGTGGATATACAAACCGGCAAAATTTTTGGGAATTTAAGACCGACCTGTGAGATATCAATGCATCTCGGAATATATATGGAAAGGGAAGATGTAAAGGCAGTGTTCCATACACACCCACCCATTACCACAGGACTTATATCTGCAGATGTAAAGTTTAAACCTGTATTTCCTGACTATGTAGCCTTATTTGGAAGATATGTACCTGTTATTGAGTATGTTGTTCCTGGTGGAGAAGCAATAAGGAAGGCAGTGGTAAGTAAAATAAAGGCTTGTAATGTGGTACTCCTTAAAAATCATGGTGCTGTATGTATTGGTACTACACTGAAAGAAGCATTTGCAAGAAGCTGGCTACTTGAAGATACAGCAAAAACAATACTTGCAGGTAAAATTGCTGGTTCCCTCAGATATCTTAACCTTAAAGAAATTGAAGGTATAGAAAATTTAGAGGCAGAGGATTATAGAAAAGCATTGTTAAAAAAAGATATGAGATGA